From a single Pseudomonas cremoricolorata genomic region:
- the smpB gene encoding SsrA-binding protein SmpB, protein MAKQKKHPTGTIAQNKKARHDYFIEHKFEAGLVLSGWEVKSLRAGKAHLVDSYVLLKDGEAWLFGSHITPLTTASTHVIADPMRTRKLLLNKRELERLEAAVAQKGYTCVALALFWSKHLIKCEIALGKGKKEFDKRDTVRERDSNRELQRAVRNKGKED, encoded by the coding sequence ATGGCTAAACAAAAGAAACATCCGACCGGGACCATCGCGCAGAACAAGAAAGCGCGTCACGACTACTTCATCGAACACAAATTCGAGGCCGGACTGGTCCTGTCCGGTTGGGAAGTAAAGAGCCTGCGGGCCGGCAAGGCGCATCTGGTAGACAGCTACGTGCTGCTCAAGGATGGCGAAGCCTGGCTGTTCGGCAGCCACATCACCCCGCTGACCACCGCCAGCACCCACGTCATCGCCGACCCGATGCGCACCCGCAAGCTGCTGCTCAACAAGCGCGAACTCGAGCGCCTTGAAGCTGCCGTGGCGCAAAAGGGTTACACGTGTGTGGCCTTGGCGTTGTTCTGGAGCAAGCACCTGATCAAGTGCGAAATTGCTCTGGGCAAGGGCAAGAAGGAGTTCGACAAGCGCGACACCGTGCGCGAACGCGACTCCAACCGCGAACTGCAGCGTGCAGTGCGCAACAAGGGCAAGGAAGACTAA
- a CDS encoding lactate permease LctP family transporter, translating into MQTWQQIYAPLGSLGLSALAAVVPIIFFFLALAVFRLKGHVAGSITLGLSILVAIFAFNMPADMAFAAAGYGFLYGLWPIAWIIVAAVFLYKLTVKSGQFEVIRSSVLSITDDQRLQVLLIGFCFGAFLEGAAGFGAPVAITAALLVGLGFNPLYAAGLCLIANTAPVAFGALGIPIIVAGQVTGIDAFHIGAMTGRQLPLLSLFVPFWLVFMMDGVRGVKETWPAALVAGLSFAVTQYFTSNFIGPELPDITSALASLIALTLFLKVWQPKRSMTQAQGSSAAAVLSVGGSQPTPYSFGAIFKAWSPFLILTVLVTLWTLKPFKAAFAPGGAMYNFVFNFAIPHLDQLVIKTAPIVTTATAMPAVFKFDPISATGTAIFISALLSMWVLKVNVKTGLTTLKETLWELRWPILSIGMVLAFAFVTNYSGMSSTMALVLAGTGAAFPFFSPFLGWLGVFLTGSDTSSNALFSSLQATTAHQIGVSDTLLVAANTSGGVTGKMISPQSIAVACAATGLVGKESDLFRFTVKHSLFFATIVGLITLVQAYWLTGMLVQH; encoded by the coding sequence ATGCAAACTTGGCAACAAATCTACGCCCCACTGGGCAGTCTCGGCCTGTCTGCCCTGGCCGCTGTCGTTCCGATCATCTTCTTCTTCCTGGCGTTGGCGGTGTTCCGCCTCAAAGGGCACGTGGCCGGTAGCATCACCCTCGGCCTGTCGATCCTGGTTGCCATCTTTGCCTTCAACATGCCTGCCGACATGGCCTTCGCCGCGGCCGGCTACGGTTTCCTGTACGGCCTGTGGCCGATTGCCTGGATCATCGTCGCGGCGGTGTTCCTTTACAAACTCACGGTCAAGAGCGGCCAGTTCGAGGTCATCCGCAGCTCGGTGTTGTCGATCACCGACGACCAGCGCCTGCAAGTGCTGCTGATCGGCTTCTGCTTCGGTGCATTCCTCGAAGGCGCCGCCGGTTTCGGCGCACCGGTGGCGATCACCGCCGCCCTGCTGGTCGGCCTGGGCTTCAACCCGCTGTACGCTGCCGGCCTGTGCCTGATCGCCAACACCGCGCCGGTGGCGTTCGGCGCCTTGGGCATTCCGATCATCGTCGCCGGCCAGGTGACCGGCATCGACGCCTTCCACATCGGCGCCATGACTGGCCGCCAGCTGCCGTTGCTGTCGCTGTTCGTGCCGTTCTGGCTGGTGTTCATGATGGACGGCGTTCGCGGCGTGAAAGAAACCTGGCCCGCCGCCCTGGTGGCCGGCCTGAGCTTCGCCGTGACTCAGTACTTCACCTCCAACTTCATCGGTCCGGAACTGCCGGACATCACCTCGGCCCTGGCCAGCCTGATTGCCCTGACCCTGTTCCTCAAGGTCTGGCAGCCCAAGCGCTCGATGACCCAGGCCCAGGGCAGCAGCGCCGCCGCGGTGCTCAGCGTCGGTGGCAGCCAACCTACGCCGTACAGCTTCGGGGCAATCTTCAAAGCTTGGTCGCCGTTCCTGATCCTCACCGTGCTGGTGACCCTCTGGACCCTCAAGCCCTTCAAGGCGGCCTTCGCGCCGGGCGGGGCGATGTACAACTTCGTCTTCAACTTCGCCATCCCGCACCTCGATCAGTTGGTGATCAAGACCGCGCCGATCGTCACCACTGCCACGGCCATGCCGGCAGTGTTCAAGTTCGACCCGATCTCGGCCACCGGTACGGCGATCTTCATTTCCGCGCTGCTGTCGATGTGGGTACTCAAGGTCAATGTAAAAACTGGTCTGACCACTTTGAAAGAGACCCTGTGGGAGCTGCGCTGGCCGATTCTGTCGATCGGCATGGTGCTGGCCTTCGCCTTCGTCACCAACTACTCCGGCATGTCGTCGACCATGGCCCTGGTCCTGGCCGGCACCGGCGCAGCGTTCCCGTTCTTCTCGCCGTTCCTCGGCTGGCTGGGCGTGTTCCTGACCGGCTCCGATACCTCGTCCAACGCCCTGTTCAGCTCGCTGCAGGCCACCACCGCGCACCAGATCGGCGTCAGCGATACCCTGCTGGTGGCGGCCAACACCAGCGGCGGCGTGACCGGCAAGATGATTTCGCCGCAGTCGATCGCCGTCGCCTGCGCCGCCACCGGCCTGGTCGGCAAGGAATCGGACCTGTTCCGCTTCACCGTCAAGCACAGCCTGTTCTTCGCCACCATCGTTGGCCTGATCACTCTGGTTCAGGCCTATTGGCTGACCGGCATGCTGGTCCAACACTAA
- a CDS encoding FCD domain-containing protein has product MVFDQVRQRRLSDDIVERLEGMILEGTLSAGQRLPAERALAEQFGVSRPSLREAIQKLVARGLLISRQGGGNYVAESLGSTFSDPLLQLLERNGDAQRDLLEFRHTLEASCAYYAAQRATEPDRERLTAAFATLQDCYTRVDEVSRAEEGAADARFHLAIAEASHNAVLLHTIRGLFDLLKRNVVTNIGGMYQQRTETRDMLIGQHRELYQAIMDGRADEAREVSSRHILYVQEVLAEAQQEAQRVARAERRNGR; this is encoded by the coding sequence ATGGTTTTTGATCAGGTCCGCCAACGGCGCCTGTCCGACGATATCGTCGAGCGTCTGGAGGGAATGATTCTCGAGGGCACGCTCAGTGCAGGGCAGCGTTTGCCGGCCGAGCGGGCCCTGGCCGAGCAGTTTGGGGTGTCGCGTCCGTCGTTGCGCGAGGCGATTCAGAAACTGGTGGCGCGGGGGCTGTTGATCAGCCGTCAGGGCGGCGGTAACTACGTCGCCGAATCGCTGGGCTCGACCTTCAGTGACCCGCTGTTGCAACTGCTCGAACGCAACGGTGATGCCCAGCGCGATTTGCTGGAGTTTCGCCACACCCTGGAGGCGTCATGTGCCTATTACGCTGCGCAGCGGGCCACCGAGCCTGATCGCGAACGCCTCACCGCTGCCTTCGCCACCTTGCAGGATTGCTACACCCGTGTCGATGAGGTCAGCCGCGCCGAGGAGGGCGCCGCCGATGCGCGCTTCCATCTGGCGATTGCCGAAGCCAGCCACAACGCGGTGTTGCTGCACACCATTCGCGGCTTGTTTGACCTGCTCAAGCGCAACGTGGTGACCAACATCGGCGGCATGTATCAGCAGCGCACAGAAACCCGCGACATGCTGATCGGTCAGCACCGTGAGTTGTATCAGGCGATCATGGACGGGCGAGCGGATGAGGCGCGGGAGGTGTCGAGTCGGCACATTCTGTATGTGCAGGAAGTGCTGGCCGAGGCCCAGCAGGAGGCGCAGCGCGTGGCGCGGGCCGAGCGGCGCAACGGGCGTTGA
- a CDS encoding type II toxin-antitoxin system RatA family toxin, whose amino-acid sequence MTTHIQRSALLPYPAQALYDLVNDVASYPDFLPWCSASTVLEASETHMRAKLEVAKGGVSQHFVTRNVLVPGQSIEMNLEEGPFTQLHGVWVFKALGEKACKISLDLSFDYAGPIIRATLGPLFNQAANTLVDAFCQRAKQLHGASN is encoded by the coding sequence ATGACTACCCATATTCAACGCTCCGCCCTGCTGCCATACCCTGCCCAGGCGCTCTACGATCTGGTCAACGATGTCGCCAGTTACCCTGATTTCCTGCCCTGGTGTTCGGCTTCGACCGTGCTCGAAGCCAGCGAAACCCATATGCGCGCCAAGCTGGAGGTGGCCAAGGGTGGCGTCAGCCAGCACTTCGTGACGCGCAATGTGCTGGTGCCGGGGCAGTCCATTGAAATGAACCTGGAAGAAGGGCCGTTCACCCAGCTGCATGGTGTATGGGTGTTCAAGGCGCTGGGCGAGAAAGCCTGCAAGATCAGCCTCGATCTGTCGTTCGATTACGCCGGGCCGATCATTCGCGCCACCCTGGGGCCGCTGTTCAACCAGGCTGCCAACACCCTGGTCGATGCGTTTTGCCAGCGGGCCAAGCAACTGCATGGCGCAAGCAATTGA
- a CDS encoding FAD-binding and (Fe-S)-binding domain-containing protein has product MTLPASFLRDAAHVIPAERRFDDATSTLAFGTDASFYRLIPKLVVRVESEDEVVALLKLAQRDRVPVTFRAAGTSLSGQAISDSVLIVLGDNWNGREIRGEGTQIRLQPGVIGAQANAWLAPYGRKIGPDPASINACKIGGIVANNASGMCCGTAQNTYHTLAGLRLVLADGTRLDSEDPTSVAAFEQSHPALLAELARLGRETRANTALAERIRHKYRLKNTTGLSLNALVDYDQPLDILQHLLVGSEGTLGFISAVTYDTVPDHPHKASALVVFPSVEICCRAVPVLKRQPVSAVELLDRRSMRSVQAMPGMPVWVSGLSDSACALLIESRAATQSLLHEQLAQIMASIAEFPVEQRVDFSEDPVVYNQLWKIRKDTFPAVGAVRQTGTTVIIEDVTFPVEQLAEGVNRLLQLFDKHHYAEAIIFGHALEGNLHFVFTQGFNSAAEIARYQAFMDDVAHLVAVEFGGSLKAEHGTGRNMAPFVELEWGSDAYRLMWALKRLLDPNGILNPGVVLSEDSDIHLKNLKPLPAADDIVDKCIECGFCEPVCPSKGLTLSPRQRIVMWRDIQARRRAGEDTRELLQNYQYQGIDTCAATGLCAQRCPVGINTGELVKKLRSQAAEHGKTADWLADHFSTALRGARLTLAAANGARKLLGAPRLARWSTRLKQASNGALPSWTPAMPQPLRPIPFNGASADARPRVVYLAACVSRVMGPAFADREQSSLLDKTRALLEKAGYQVIFPEQADSLCCGQPFASKGYAEQAEHKRQELIAALLQASRGGLDPIYCDTSPCTLRLVQDLGDTRLDLYDPVRFIRTHLLDRLTFTPQAEPIAVHVTCSTQHLGESQALIDLARRCSSNVVIPEGIHCCGFAGDKGFTTPELNAHALRSLKDAVQHCSEGISTSRTCEIGLSSHSGIDYHSLVYLVDRVTQAKATA; this is encoded by the coding sequence ATGACCCTGCCCGCCTCGTTCCTGCGCGATGCCGCGCACGTGATTCCTGCCGAACGCCGCTTCGACGACGCCACCTCGACCCTGGCCTTCGGCACCGACGCCAGCTTCTACCGGCTGATTCCCAAGCTGGTGGTGCGCGTCGAATCCGAGGACGAAGTGGTGGCGCTGCTCAAGCTGGCCCAGCGCGACCGCGTGCCGGTGACCTTCCGCGCCGCCGGCACCAGCCTCTCGGGCCAGGCCATCAGCGACTCAGTACTGATCGTGCTCGGCGACAACTGGAACGGCCGCGAAATCCGCGGCGAAGGCACGCAGATCCGCCTGCAACCGGGCGTCATCGGCGCCCAGGCCAACGCCTGGCTGGCCCCCTACGGACGCAAGATCGGCCCCGACCCCGCCTCGATCAACGCCTGCAAGATCGGCGGCATCGTTGCCAACAACGCCAGCGGCATGTGCTGTGGCACCGCGCAGAACACCTACCACACCCTCGCCGGCCTGCGCCTGGTGCTGGCCGACGGCACCCGGCTCGACAGCGAAGACCCAACCAGCGTCGCCGCCTTCGAACAGAGCCACCCGGCGCTGCTCGCCGAGCTGGCCCGCCTGGGCCGCGAAACCCGCGCCAACACAGCGCTGGCCGAGCGCATCCGGCACAAATACCGGCTGAAAAACACCACAGGTCTGTCGCTCAACGCACTGGTGGACTACGACCAGCCGCTGGATATCCTTCAACACTTGCTGGTCGGTTCCGAAGGCACCTTGGGCTTTATCAGCGCCGTGACCTACGACACCGTGCCCGACCACCCGCACAAGGCCAGCGCCCTGGTGGTGTTCCCCAGCGTGGAAATCTGCTGCCGTGCGGTGCCAGTGCTCAAGCGCCAGCCAGTGTCGGCGGTGGAACTGCTCGACCGCCGCAGCATGCGTTCGGTGCAGGCCATGCCGGGCATGCCGGTGTGGGTCAGTGGGCTGTCCGACAGCGCCTGCGCGTTGCTGATCGAGTCCCGCGCCGCCACCCAGAGCCTGTTGCACGAGCAACTGGCGCAGATCATGGCGTCGATTGCCGAGTTTCCGGTCGAACAGCGAGTCGACTTCAGCGAAGACCCGGTGGTCTACAACCAGCTGTGGAAAATTCGCAAAGACACCTTCCCCGCGGTCGGCGCGGTGCGTCAGACCGGCACCACGGTGATCATCGAAGACGTCACCTTCCCCGTCGAACAACTGGCTGAGGGCGTCAACCGCCTGCTGCAACTGTTCGACAAGCACCACTACGCCGAAGCGATCATTTTCGGCCATGCCCTGGAAGGCAACCTGCATTTCGTCTTCACCCAAGGCTTCAACAGCGCCGCCGAAATTGCCCGCTACCAGGCCTTCATGGACGACGTCGCGCACTTGGTGGCGGTGGAGTTCGGCGGTTCGCTCAAGGCCGAGCACGGCACCGGGCGCAACATGGCGCCCTTCGTCGAGCTGGAATGGGGCAGCGACGCCTACCGCCTGATGTGGGCGCTCAAGCGCCTGCTCGACCCCAACGGCATTCTCAACCCCGGCGTGGTGCTCAGCGAAGACTCCGATATCCACCTGAAAAATCTGAAACCGCTGCCCGCTGCTGACGACATCGTCGACAAGTGCATCGAGTGCGGCTTCTGCGAACCGGTGTGCCCCTCCAAGGGCCTGACCCTCAGCCCGCGCCAGCGCATCGTCATGTGGCGCGACATCCAGGCGCGCCGCCGCGCCGGCGAAGACACCCGCGAGCTGCTACAGAATTACCAATACCAAGGCATCGACACCTGCGCGGCCACCGGCCTGTGCGCCCAGCGCTGCCCGGTCGGCATCAACACCGGCGAGCTGGTGAAGAAACTGCGCAGCCAGGCCGCCGAGCACGGCAAGACCGCCGACTGGCTGGCCGACCACTTCAGCACCGCCCTGCGCGGCGCGCGCCTGACCCTGGCCGCCGCCAACGGCGCCCGCAAGCTGCTCGGCGCGCCGCGCCTGGCACGCTGGAGCACCCGCCTCAAGCAAGCCAGCAACGGCGCGCTGCCGAGCTGGACCCCAGCGATGCCGCAACCCCTGCGCCCCATCCCGTTCAACGGCGCCAGCGCCGATGCCCGGCCACGGGTCGTGTACCTCGCCGCCTGCGTATCGCGTGTGATGGGCCCGGCCTTCGCCGACCGCGAACAAAGCTCGCTGCTCGACAAGACCCGCGCCCTGCTGGAAAAAGCCGGCTACCAGGTGATCTTCCCCGAGCAGGCCGACAGCCTCTGCTGCGGCCAGCCCTTCGCCTCCAAGGGCTACGCCGAACAGGCCGAACACAAACGCCAGGAACTGATCGCCGCCCTGCTCCAGGCCAGCCGCGGCGGCCTCGACCCGATCTACTGCGACACCAGCCCCTGTACCCTGCGCCTGGTGCAAGACCTCGGCGACACCCGCCTCGACCTGTACGACCCGGTGCGCTTCATCCGCACCCACCTGCTGGATCGCTTGACCTTCACCCCACAGGCCGAGCCCATCGCCGTACACGTCACCTGCAGCACCCAGCACCTGGGCGAGAGCCAGGCCCTGATCGACCTCGCCCGCCGCTGCAGCAGCAACGTGGTCATCCCCGAAGGCATCCACTGCTGCGGCTTCGCCGGCGACAAAGGCTTCACCACCCCCGAGCTCAACGCCCACGCCCTGCGCAGCCTGAAAGACGCCGTGCAGCATTGCAGCGAAGGCATCTCCACCAGCCGCACCTGCGAAATAGGGCTGTCGAGCCACAGCGGCATCGATTATCACAGCCTCGTTTACCTGGTCGACCGCGTCACCCAGGCCAAGGCCACCGCCTAG
- the lldD gene encoding FMN-dependent L-lactate dehydrogenase LldD: MIISASTDYRAAAQRKLPPFLFHYADGGAYAEYTLRHNVEDLASIALRQRVLKNMSELNLETQLFGETLSMPVALAPVGLTGMYARRGEVQAARAAAAHGIPFTMSTVSVCPIEEVAPAINRPMWFQLYVLKDRGFMRNALERAKAAGVKTLVFTVDMPVPGARYRDAHSGMSGSNGPLRRMLQAMTHPQWAWDVGVMGRPHDLGNISTYRGNPTGLADYIGWLGNNFDPSISWKDLEWIRDFWDGPMIIKGILDPDDARDAVKFGADGIVVSNHGGRQLDGVLSSARALPAIADAVKGELKILADSGIRSGLDVVRMIALGADSVLIGRAFLYALATHGEAGVANLLQLFEKEMRVAMVLTGAKSVSEITRHSLVRELGA; the protein is encoded by the coding sequence ATGATCATTTCCGCCTCCACCGACTACCGCGCCGCGGCCCAGCGCAAGCTGCCGCCCTTCCTCTTCCACTACGCCGACGGCGGTGCGTACGCCGAGTACACCCTGCGCCACAACGTCGAAGACCTGGCCAGCATCGCCCTGCGTCAGCGCGTGCTGAAGAACATGTCCGAGCTGAACCTTGAAACCCAACTGTTCGGCGAAACCCTCAGCATGCCCGTGGCCCTGGCCCCGGTCGGCCTGACCGGCATGTATGCCCGCCGCGGTGAAGTGCAGGCCGCGCGCGCTGCGGCAGCGCACGGCATTCCGTTCACGATGTCGACAGTGTCGGTGTGCCCCATCGAAGAGGTGGCCCCGGCCATCAATCGGCCCATGTGGTTCCAGCTCTACGTGCTCAAGGACCGCGGCTTCATGCGCAACGCCCTCGAGCGGGCCAAGGCCGCCGGGGTCAAGACCCTGGTGTTCACCGTCGACATGCCAGTGCCCGGCGCCCGCTACCGCGACGCCCACTCAGGCATGAGCGGCAGCAACGGCCCGCTGCGGCGCATGCTGCAAGCCATGACCCACCCACAATGGGCGTGGGACGTCGGCGTCATGGGCCGCCCGCATGATCTGGGCAATATTTCCACCTACCGCGGCAATCCCACCGGCCTTGCCGACTACATCGGCTGGCTGGGCAACAACTTCGACCCGTCGATCTCGTGGAAAGACCTGGAATGGATTCGCGACTTCTGGGACGGCCCGATGATCATCAAGGGCATTCTCGACCCGGATGATGCCCGCGATGCGGTCAAGTTCGGCGCCGATGGCATCGTCGTCTCCAACCACGGCGGCCGCCAGCTCGATGGCGTGCTGTCCAGCGCCCGCGCCCTGCCGGCGATTGCCGATGCAGTCAAAGGCGAGCTGAAGATTCTGGCAGATTCGGGGATTCGCAGTGGCCTGGACGTGGTGCGCATGATCGCCCTCGGCGCCGACAGCGTGCTGATCGGCCGCGCCTTCCTTTATGCACTGGCCACCCACGGCGAAGCCGGCGTCGCCAACCTGCTGCAACTGTTCGAAAAAGAAATGCGTGTGGCGATGGTGCTGACCGGCGCCAAGTCGGTCAGCGAGATCACCCGCCACTCGCTGGTGCGCGAACTCGGCGCCTGA